The genomic window GTCTCCTTGCCACTGTAACTGTAAGTCAGAGTTCAATGTACACTTCTAGAGCCAAAGTACACTTCTTTTGAGCCAAGAATTATTACTTAACTTGTAACTTCATCTAGGTGTGTCTAACTCTGACTGCCAAACGTATGGCGAAGAAGAACTGCCTGGTGAAGAATCTTGAAGCTGTGGAGACTCTCGGCTCGACCTCCACAATTTGCTCTGACAAGACTGGAACTTTGACCCAGAACCGAATGACCGTCGCTCACATGTGGTTTGACAACCAGATTCATGAAGCAGACACCACAGAGAACCAGAGTGGAACCTCATTCGACAGGAGCTCTGCTACTTGGTCAGCTCTAGCACGTGTTGCTGGCTTGTGCAACCGTGCAGTCTTCCTTGCTGATCAAAACCATGTGCCTATCCTTAAGGTGTGCTTGAGTATCTCAATATTcagtactttaaaatattttgagaaacatTTTGATGATTTATGTTTAGAGTGACTTGTAAAAGTCCATTAAATGTATGTCCATCATCAAGACACTATCAGTAAAAGAAATAATTCTTTTGCAGCGAGACACAGCTGGTGATGCCTCAGAGTCTGCCCTATTGAAATGTATTGAGCTGTGCTGTGGTTCAGTAACTGAAATGAGAGAGAAGTACACAAAGACTGCTGAGATCCCTTTCAACTCCACCAACAAGTATCAGGtatttttgttgaattattcTTTAGATATTTACAGATTTGACTGACCTTAGTAATAGCCCCTAATATGTCTTGTTCTAGCTCTCAGTCCACAAGAATCCCAATTCCACAGAGTCTAAACACCTGCTGGTGATGAAGGGAGCCCCTGAGAGAATTTTGGATCGATGCTCCTCCATTTTGATTCAAGGAAAAGAACAGCTTTTGGATGATGAAATGAAAGATTCATTCCAAAATGCTTACGTAGAACTCGGAGGTCTTGGAGAAAGAGTGCTGGGTAAACCCGTCTTATGAAGTTCATCTTCTGGAGTTTTGTTGCAGTTAAAACTATGACTATTTAGACTAATGATTGTGTCCTTTTTAAAAGGTTTCTGCCACTTTAACCTACCTGATGACCAATTTCCTGAGGGTTTTGCATTTGATTCTGACGAAGTGAACTTCCCAACTGAGAACCTGTGTTTTGTTGGCCTTATATCCATGATCGATCCTCCTCGTGCAGCTGTACCAGATGCTGTGGGCAAGTGCAGGAGTGCAGGAATCAAGGTGTTGTTTCACCTTGATTCAAGACTGATGGCTTGATTATATTTACTCATTATACCTATATTGAATTAAATGAATCAGATGATCAAGCATCTATGTCTTCTATCACAGGTTACTTGTGACCATCCAAAAACAAGGCTATTTGTAAAGGGTCTTGAATCAAGAAGTCATTCTTGGTTCAAGATCCATTTGTGGAATATGCTGTGAATATTTAGCAGCATATTCAATTTTGTTCATAGTTGTTGTATATACAATGAGTTtatcaaattataattcaaaatcttCTGTTTCAGGTTATCATGGTTACTGGTGACCATCCAATTACAGCTAAAGCTATCGCAAAGGGTGTCGGTATCATCTCTGAAGGGAATGAGACTGTGGAAGACATTGCTGCACGTTTGAACATCCCTGTTGGAGAGGTCAATCCAAGGTATACTGACAATCTCaaacaaagcatttaaagaaaccAAGTTTTGAATTTGCTCTAGAAGCCTGCTAATACAAACTGTATCTCTAGAGATGCTAAGGCCTGTGTGGTCCATGGAGGTGAACTGAAAAATATGAGTGAAGAAGAGCTGGATGATATCCTGAAACACCATACAGAAATAGTGTTCGCCAGAACTTCTCCACAACAAAAGCTGATTATTGTGGAAGGGTGTCAACGACAGGTATCATAAGAGATCGATCTATCCAATCCTATTGATCCTAGACAATTTCGCCCAGCAGATAccattgtaatgcattttttcttcttATCAGGGTGCCATTGTAGCTGTAACTGGCGACGGTGTCAATGATTCTCCTGCTCTGAAGAAGGCTGACATTGGTGTGGCTATGGGTATCGCTGGATCTGATGTATCCAAACAGGCTGCTGACATGATCCTTCTGGATGACAACTTTGCCTCAATTGTCACTGGAGTAGAAGAAGGTATGACATGTTATTGGGAACTTGATTGACTGAAGAATTCTGAAGGGTATTTTGAGACCTGTTTCTCAAGCTTGTCTTCCACTTTAGGCCGGCTGATTTTTGACAACTTGAAGAAGTCCATTGCCTACACCCTGACCAGTAACATCCCTGAGATCTCACCCTTCCTTTTGTTCATCATTGCTAATATTCCTTTACCTTTGGGTACCGTCACCATTCTCTGTATTGACCTGGGCACTGACATGGTAGGTGAAAGGACACATTTTACTGCTACAGAATATATTCCATTATGGGAATCAGGGGCCAAACACTGAAGGGGTATAGACACATATTGTATAGATTAGTCTATAcgtttgttttcttcattttatttgttttgccaGCCCCTAGAGACCAAatggtaaaaaatgtaaataaatggttctACATATAATCCGTTGAAACTATTGACTTAAAATTGTGgcttaaatctatattttaaaattaaaatatcctATGGAACTGTGCTTTACTTAGATGACTATGCGTGCTTCTGGTGGCATAATGCATGCTGTAATTGGCTGCAGCTATATTTTGATTTGTTGATTAATGTTTCCACAGGTTCCTGCTATCTCATTGGCCTATGAAATTGCTGAAAGTGATATCATGAAGAGACAACCCAGAAACGCTAAAACCGATAAACTGGTGAATGAGAGGCTAATCAGTATAGCCTATGGTCAAATTGGtaagcatatttttattttaaacagtaatttaTTACTGTTAGTGCTATATTCATTCTTTGACCAGGTTTTGAACGAGTACGCTATTGTGTACTATATTTTACTCTTACCATAGCATTTCCTTTAATTATTATGGAAGCTTAACGTACAAAATATCACCTACGAACTAAAAACAATTTCGATGTTACTAATGTGCAGCTGCAGCAGGCTAGCTGCAAAAGCATCtttgttttggattatttggttttatttcattAGAGAATCCATGCTGATAAACAGCTATATTCTGAAATTCTAAATCGTCTGTGTGTACAAATATGCCAGCAAGCATGACAACCAAGAAGTGTGGCTATATCTTTAGTCAGTGCATTACTGTAATAGACCAAACATAGTAATCTGGCGCTTTTCTACTGCATGTTACGGCACGGTAtggttaattttttgtttttgtttttccactgggtacagtacctggtacctggtactttttttatccgttgaggttccaagtgaactgTACCATTACCAAAACATGACTTGTAAACTCTGGAGAGAATAGTAACTACCTGCTTCACTGAATTTACGACGGAAACAAAACAGAACTGCTAGATGTAAATTAGCACAGTCAGTGATGGATCGAACTGTTTTGAACAAGCGCACCCTTTCTTAACAACCAAAAAGTGGCTGTTTCATTGTCTGTTGAATAATCTACTTTTTATTAAGACCCTGGGCATGAAAAATGGGCATcggatgacccctttaaaatccgAAATAATGAAATTCTAGtcagattttttcatttttattttgccttagacaatatataaaagaaaaacatgttcTTGTGTGTTCTTGAGGTCAGAAAAgtaacataaatgttataatatatattatatactcctatattatatattatattttcaagCAAAACCAAAATCATGAGTGCTGCAAATATTGCCACAAATTTAGAGAAAAGTATTTCCTAATTCAATCACTTTAGACCACAAAACTCAGAAAACAAATCTTGGTTGGACTGATTAATggaattctaaaataaaataaaaagtaataataaatgctgtacattaaataaatacattcaaataaaacaagcgCTTGATTGTAGGttacacacaattatttaaaTCTACTGACAGACCCTGTAAACTTGAATTTCAATGTCATCAAACTTATTTCTAGGTATGATGCAAGCAGTTGCAGGGTTCTTTACCTACTTTGTAATTCTTGCCGAGAACGGATTCCTGCCTTCAGATTTAATAGGAATTCGAGTCAACTGGGATGATAAGCAAGTCAATGACTTGGAAGATAGCTATGGCCAGCAATGGGTAGGTGTCACAACTGTATAAATAGGAAAACTTCTATAACACAAGCAAATGTGAGGTATCAGTCATGTAAATATGGCTCATCTGTTTATTCTTCCAGACATATGAGCGCAGAAAAGTTGTGGAGTTCACATGCCACACAGCATTCTTCGCCAGCATTGTAATTGTGCAGTGGGCCGATCTGATCATCTGCAAGACCAGAAGGAATTCCATTATACAGCAGGGAATGAGGTATGTAAACAAAGGGTCCAGCCATAAAATTGTGCAAAAGGCATCATACTGGGTTGTTTTTATAGGATGTGTCACAACTTTTCTTTTCTAGAAACAAAATCCTCATCTTTGGTCTGTTTGAAGAAACTGCTCTGGCAGCTTTCTTGTCCTATTGTCCAGGCATGGACATTGCTTTGAGAATGTATCCTCTCAAGTAAGTGGAAATACCTGTAACTAGTCTTTGGCAGCAAAAAAATGGGCTAGCTGACCTTGAAAACCCAATTTAACTTTGGTATTATGTTTCAGACCATGTTGGTGGTTCTGTGCCTTCCCATACTCGCTGCTCATCTTCGTCTATGATGAGGTTAGAAGATACATCCTTAGACGGAGCCCAGGAGGTAATAACAGATATTCCTAACAGATGCTGATAACTTTCATAGGAGTATTTGTTATCTTGCAGTGAATGAACAAGCGCTCATATCTCTTCTGATTTGTTTCAGGCTGGGTGGAAAAAGAAACATACTACTGAAAGAAGAAAACTTTCTGTTGCAAACATGTGCAAGAGgacattatttttgatattttcaaaatgatacaGAATCTGGTCATTTTCAATCAATAAATATGTCAAATTAGAAGAGAATTTGCATTTGTGTCTTCATTATGCACTATGAATCTGAAAAGATTTAATGAAAATAGTGACCTAAATGACATTTTGccaagagatatatatatatatatatatatatatatatatatatatatatatatatatatatatatatatttttttttttttttttgttgtttttttttatatatatttcttcatttatttattggaatACAGATGGCGAGTTTGTTTGTTTCTACAAATCAGATCAGAGCTTTAATCCCGTTGCTGATTAGTTAAATGATATTCTCATCAGGTAAATTGCCAACTTCAGAGGTAACTGTAATTAGTTTAGTTTAAGAACAATAGAAGTCGACTGGATGCTCCACCATGATATAAAGCACTCATGATGGTGACGTCGTTATTGTCTTTGATTTACCTCAATGTGacatattaattacatttgaaatctcctctctcaatttaaataaatcaaataaaatctgaatgCTTGGGCAGACAGCAATAACTAAAAGTATCTCCACTGAAtaaagaacagagagagagagagaaagagagagagagagagagcaacctccactaatattggcaccATTGGTAAATAtgtggctgtgaaaataaatctgcaaagTTTTCACAAAGCAATTGAAAGTGGGGGGAAACTCACattatgaaataatgtttttttttttctccaatgcatgttGGCTACAATTAccggcacccctagaaattcttatgagtaaaatctGAAGTATATCTCAAttcatataaaaatttttttagcaCAACAGGGGCACTAGGAGCATGAAattgtccatatatatatatatatatatatatatatatatatatatatatatatatatatagaacagaccaaaagtttggacacaccttctcattcaaagagttttctttattttcatgactatgaaaattgtagtcacactgaaggcatcaaaactatgaattaacacatgtggaattatatatggaattatatacgtaacaaaaaagtgtgaaacaactgaaaatatgtcatattctaggttcttcaaagtagccacaaaactgcaaaaaaatatatatatttttatatatatatatatatatatatatatatatatatatatatatatagtataccaCAAAACTGCAAAGAGTCAAATCCTTactaatatttataattcatgaaGCACAAGgagctttttttcttaaaaaaataaaaacaaaccctGGGCTGTCTGAATGTTGAAGTAGCTTTGAATATAGAACATGCTGTTatagtgtaaaatgtaaaataaaataaataataataataaatagaatacattaaaatacttttaaaataggGGAAGCCTTTTTTCGTTTCCcttaaaagcaaaataaacttAGCaacaagtttttaaaatataattaattgacatttaaaaaaaaaaaattgtgagaaacTGTGTAAAGATGAAAAAGGCATAGCACATGATAAGCATTGTACTAGATCAGCCTCATCAGAATTCACTTCTACCACTAGAGGGCATTGTTCTTGTCTAAAATTAGAGGGTGACATGATGGTTTCCATGACAACACATTTATAGGCTAGAGCCCACAGCTTGTaaataaaattcaagatatttttaGCTCTCCTATTTTGATGATGCAGTCTCCAGCAGGTGCCGGTTCAAAACCGCTGGTCAATTTCCATCATCAACACACCCGATACATGTGTTTAATGAGCAGAATCCCTCTAATGAGGATAATcctggaagaaaagaaaaaaaatgaaatacaatctCAAATTAACAAAGTTGAAGACTAGAGTTGAAACTAGACTAAAAATAGCCTAATCAGGTTTAGCTCAAAATGAGCTCACATGTAGGATATCCAAATGATAGAAATCCTAGCATTTTAGTATATTAATTAATcccaatgataataaaaaaataaggttcATAGTTCATAAATCACGATTTTTAGATTGCTTAATACCTTGAATGTGcttgtgtttgctttttttaagaaCATGCCAGATGTAGAAATTGGTCATTCCATAATAAGCAGGTTATTTCATGCAACCATATCATCTCTGTGCACTTACAGATACAGTTTAACACTGGAAAATCAGAGCTGAACTGGTTTCTAACTGATCTAAGCGAATCATTAGCTGGTACACGATGGCAGACCAGCAGTAAACCAGCTACCCACTGTAACACCTACAGCTGAGAGCTGCTTTACTGAGGTTTGACGTTTCAGAACACGGTGGCCATTCACCAGCTACAAACCACAGTCTAAAAACACAGCTACAAGATAAAACCGGATTTTCTATCAGAATATTAGTTTTCGAGACGGTTTCTCAACCAGTAATTCAACAAAGATAAGCTCAAACAAAATCGCAATCGGCAATGATATGGaaaagcaatacatttgtttaaaatgatcAAAGGTGAAAGTCTGACAATCCCCCAGCCGCGCGCTCATCTTCCATGCAGACCACGCCCCTTTTCTTCCGCGTTACCATGACAATCCGGGTAGACGTCAGAAGTGAAAACCGCACTATATATAAACTCTGGCCGCGCGCTGCTGTAGAGCGGCTTGCGTGACGTGTTCGGCGGAGCCACACGGCGAGTGGTGACCGAGGGGAGAGAAACCCcccaaagaagaaagaaaacggTTTTGGAGACTTTTAattggttgtaaaaaaaaaaaaaaaaaacttggattttttttttcttttaaatcccGGTGGTCGTTTTTAATCGAAAGAAGCAAAATGGGACGAGGAGTAAGTGTGAATCTGTTTATCGTTTAATTCTTGAAGGATTTCTAGGAATTTGCAACATTGTTTCTATGTTTAAACAGATGGTTTTTAAAGTTGCTGAAAACAATGTTTTGGCAAATAGGACTAGTTTCCAAATGGCTTCTCGGAGTATGACACTTCCGCAGATTTTCAAATCGGTTTCGCTTAAATGAATGAAATTCGCGCCAGAGTTCACCCAAACCTCATGAAGTCGGTTTTCTCCGACAGAGCAACATGTTTTAAGACTGTGGCCTTAAAAGAGAGGCAAACTCTTATTTTAAGACGTTCTTCGTTCACTACAAAGATTTCAGGAGTGTGGCAGACACGCAGACTTCCTCCTCTATGGCCGCGATGTTGAACGGCCTGTTTGTCGAAGAAGATATATTTAGTCAATGTCGGGAATTTTACATAGTGAAACTGAAGTAATCGTGTATGCTACAAGATAATCGCTCTGAATTGTCCTAATGTAGCCTATAGCAGCTCTTAGAAAAATCGTATGTTTCTTTAACTAGTTCGACAAAACATTTCTAGTTTGGTCCGACAACGTGTTTCTGAGTGGGACTGTTTAACCGGGTAACTTAAACCTCGAAATGAACGACGCGCTTACTTTAAATATTTGGTGTAAAACCTCCCCTTTACTTTAAAACATTGAACGAGACGCATACTTTAAAAttgtccgcgattttgttttaaataaacactgtaaatatacaTTAGGCTGAGTTAAACCTTCTGAAATACTCCAACCATTCGCTTATTGATACGGAAGTCTCGAGATGTATCGCGTAAGTTAACTGTATAATAGTGATTACATTTAAACTCTAAACCCTttaactaataactaattagtCAGTTTAAACACTGAGATTCAGAAGATAAAAAAAGTTACGCTAACTCTTGCTACCACAAGCTACAtcgattaaaaaaacaaaatacgccagattttaaccatttaatgtaaaatcatgtaGTTACTCGTTTATTTAATGGCGATATCATGCAgttgtttaatgttatgtttttcacTTTTTTGCTATTTTAGGGCGTAGTAGTTTAACATGATAAAGTTGTCTCGGGTTTGAGGACTATTAAGTGGAGCAGGCTGAGTTAGTTTAATAAACGCTTCACTTCAACGCGGTCACTGCTATGAAAACACGTCTTTGTGGTCCACAATCCCGAATTATGGACattaatcttaaattatattCTGGAAGGAACTGTAAAATTCCCCATTGTCTGCATGACTATGCTTGGATCTTAATTAcgctttctttcattttttcctttCACATTCAGTCATAATCTTATAATTTGCTTGGAGTATGGTTCATTAACTCCTAATATGATTCCAGCATGCAGAGGCATTGCGTAAGAGCCGAATGCCACTCCCTGATGTGAGGCTTTGAGAACCAGTGTAAATGTGAATTATGCATTCAGTCCCAGGGTTTTCCATGTGGTGGAGAGCAAACAGCCATCCGCATGTTTGGTGCATTGAGCTACGCCCCATCCCCATCAAATCCCACCGCAGTGGGGCAGATGTCTGGCCTCTGCAGACACACGGTTGCTGTTTGCATGCAAGAGACTGATCTGAAATAGCAGCATTTACAATATAGAATTTTTCTGGAGCATAATAAAGAGTCTAAATGAAATGTTTGCTAttttaatgctgattttttttacattttgaagtacTATGGAGTTACCATGATTAAATTTATAGTAATACCATCAATTATGATATTCATATACATTGTATACAAATAGTATCATATGCCATGGTAATACCCATTGCTAGCAACCATAGACTTTGAAGGGGGTGAAAATCTGATTATATTtagagtaatttttttattattatttattaatttatttaaagcgcAAGCTATATTTTCATACAAAAATGTTagtatattgtgtgtttttggacCGGCATCAGGTGTTGACCACAGC from Carassius auratus strain Wakin chromosome 1, ASM336829v1, whole genome shotgun sequence includes these protein-coding regions:
- the LOC113098407 gene encoding sodium/potassium-transporting ATPase subunit alpha-1-like; amino-acid sequence: MGLGTGNDKYKLAATSEDGAKKPKKGKNKQKDMDDLKKEVDLDDHKLTMDELHRKYGTDLNRGLSSSRAKEILARDGPNALTPPPTTPEWVKFCKQLFGGFSTLLWIGAILCFLAYGIQAASEDEPANDNLYLGIVLAGVVIITGCFSYYQEAKSSKIMESFKNLVPQQALVVRDGEKKCINAEEVVAGDLVEVKGGDRIPADLRIISAHGCKVDNSSLTGESEPQTRAPDFSNDNPLETRNIAFFSTNCVEGTARGIVINTGDRTVMGRIATLASSLEGGQTPIAKEIEHFIHIITGVAVFLGVSFFILSLILGYGWLEAVIFLIGIIVANVPEGLLATVTVCLTLTAKRMAKKNCLVKNLEAVETLGSTSTICSDKTGTLTQNRMTVAHMWFDNQIHEADTTENQSGTSFDRSSATWSALARVAGLCNRAVFLADQNHVPILKRDTAGDASESALLKCIELCCGSVTEMREKYTKTAEIPFNSTNKYQLSVHKNPNSTESKHLLVMKGAPERILDRCSSILIQGKEQLLDDEMKDSFQNAYVELGGLGERVLGFCHFNLPDDQFPEGFAFDSDEVNFPTENLCFVGLISMIDPPRAAVPDAVGKCRSAGIKVIMVTGDHPITAKAIAKGVGIISEGNETVEDIAARLNIPVGEVNPRDAKACVVHGGELKNMSEEELDDILKHHTEIVFARTSPQQKLIIVEGCQRQGAIVAVTGDGVNDSPALKKADIGVAMGIAGSDVSKQAADMILLDDNFASIVTGVEEGRLIFDNLKKSIAYTLTSNIPEISPFLLFIIANIPLPLGTVTILCIDLGTDMVPAISLAYEIAESDIMKRQPRNAKTDKLVNERLISIAYGQIGMMQAVAGFFTYFVILAENGFLPSDLIGIRVNWDDKQVNDLEDSYGQQWTYERRKVVEFTCHTAFFASIVIVQWADLIICKTRRNSIIQQGMRNKILIFGLFEETALAAFLSYCPGMDIALRMYPLKPCWWFCAFPYSLLIFVYDEVRRYILRRSPGGWVEKETYY